In Halarcobacter mediterraneus, the following proteins share a genomic window:
- a CDS encoding DUF262 domain-containing protein, with product MSNLYLNGDEIENIFKKHIKTTVYSFSIKTLFSERMSRKINYHPYYQRNYVWDTAKATFFIESILLGTDIPPLIFFNNGKDIEVVDGRQRYETIKRFKEGDIKLSSKGLTKLMQLKNFSFSKLDRNIQDIFDDAKIRIFEFEIINEPKLDPILEDKVKKEIFRRYNSGITPLNKAELDNANYDDDEITNILKNKIKDKQLLQQIGESFLSKDTISLENDSAKILQFLRKYLILSQFPINTYASGSNRTETIEILYTFINDNTEDKEKLCDFLIDTLNDTFRLIKYFSSSLLQNNRYINECILWAIFILKEEEINYDNLYSDKNIKIIESILAEDISVFQAEGSHYYKAVIGRYQKVVDAINKIIKFDFSLYFKNDNFNSKIKKIVQSEDDLNLKLDELSSLRVQKPDASLIPVDELINDLESNRYLIRPSYQRQEKINIFKASAIIESIILGINLPPIFIFKNEKGIKEVVDGQQRILSILGFIGKKYLNESGELVYAKNNSFKLKRLKLLKDDYNNKSYNDLEFTIKDKILDFKLSVIEIDSKLNTNFDPVDLFIRLNNKPYPIKDNSFEMWNSYIDKEVIEKIKCLTNTYIDWFFIKQKNKQSDRMLNEELITILAYLRYNYTKKNKNSLGFYKRAENVNCRISDKKAITSLLEKLTISEIEKIDFIECIDYISNIIEILKTKLDNNNLKKSLDLLLNNDSTNYKRYLVNFYLLFEILQRLATNDNLNQINYEELQSKMNSIRKKLNNPFESTAIDNVQEYFISYLDNLAK from the coding sequence ATGTCAAATTTATACTTAAACGGTGATGAAATAGAAAATATTTTTAAAAAACATATCAAAACTACTGTTTATTCATTTTCAATCAAAACATTATTTAGTGAAAGAATGAGTAGAAAAATAAATTACCACCCTTACTATCAACGTAATTATGTATGGGATACAGCAAAAGCAACTTTTTTTATAGAAAGTATTTTACTAGGAACAGATATTCCCCCTCTTATTTTTTTTAATAATGGAAAAGATATAGAAGTAGTTGATGGTAGACAAAGATATGAAACTATTAAAAGATTTAAAGAAGGTGACATAAAACTATCATCAAAAGGCTTAACAAAACTAATGCAATTGAAAAATTTCTCTTTTAGTAAACTTGATAGAAATATACAAGATATTTTTGATGATGCAAAAATTAGAATTTTTGAGTTTGAAATAATAAATGAACCTAAACTTGACCCCATTTTAGAAGATAAAGTAAAAAAAGAAATCTTTAGAAGATATAACTCAGGAATAACTCCTTTAAATAAAGCAGAGCTTGATAATGCAAATTATGATGATGATGAAATTACAAATATATTAAAAAATAAAATAAAAGACAAGCAACTATTACAGCAAATTGGTGAAAGCTTTTTATCAAAAGATACCATTAGCTTAGAAAATGATAGCGCTAAAATTTTACAATTTTTGCGAAAATATTTAATTTTATCTCAATTTCCCATCAATACATATGCATCAGGAAGTAATAGGACCGAAACAATCGAAATACTATATACTTTTATAAATGATAATACAGAAGATAAAGAAAAATTATGTGATTTTTTAATTGACACTTTAAATGATACATTTAGACTAATTAAGTATTTTTCATCTAGCTTATTACAAAATAATAGATATATTAATGAATGTATCTTATGGGCAATTTTTATTCTAAAAGAAGAAGAAATCAACTATGATAATTTATATTCTGATAAAAATATAAAAATAATTGAATCTATATTAGCAGAAGATATATCAGTTTTCCAAGCAGAAGGAAGTCACTATTACAAAGCAGTAATTGGTAGATATCAAAAAGTTGTTGATGCAATCAATAAAATTATAAAATTTGACTTTTCACTATATTTTAAAAATGATAATTTTAACTCAAAAATAAAAAAAATTGTTCAAAGTGAAGATGATTTAAATCTAAAATTGGATGAATTATCGTCGTTAAGAGTACAAAAGCCTGATGCATCATTAATTCCAGTTGATGAATTAATTAATGATTTAGAAAGTAATAGGTACTTAATAAGACCTAGCTACCAACGACAAGAGAAAATTAATATTTTTAAAGCATCTGCTATTATAGAAAGTATTATTTTAGGTATTAATCTTCCTCCTATATTTATTTTTAAAAATGAAAAAGGGATTAAAGAAGTAGTTGATGGTCAACAAAGAATATTATCAATTCTAGGCTTTATTGGGAAAAAATATTTAAATGAATCAGGAGAGCTTGTTTATGCAAAAAATAACTCATTTAAATTAAAAAGATTAAAATTATTAAAAGACGACTACAATAATAAAAGCTATAATGATTTAGAATTCACTATAAAAGATAAAATTTTAGATTTTAAATTAAGTGTAATAGAAATTGATTCAAAACTTAATACAAACTTTGATCCTGTTGATTTATTTATTAGACTTAATAATAAACCATATCCAATTAAAGATAATTCATTTGAAATGTGGAATTCTTACATCGATAAAGAAGTTATTGAAAAGATAAAATGTTTAACAAATACTTATATAGATTGGTTTTTTATAAAACAAAAAAATAAACAATCTGATAGAATGTTAAACGAAGAACTAATTACAATTCTTGCATATTTGCGTTATAACTACACAAAGAAAAATAAAAATTCTTTAGGTTTTTATAAAAGAGCTGAAAATGTCAACTGTAGAATAAGTGATAAAAAAGCCATTACTTCATTATTAGAAAAATTAACTATTAGCGAAATTGAAAAAATTGATTTTATTGAATGTATTGACTACATTTCAAATATTATTGAAATATTAAAAACAAAGCTAGACAATAATAATCTAAAAAAATCATTAGACTTACTTTTAAATAATGACTCAACTAACTATAAGCGATATTTAGTAAACTTCTATCTACTTTTTGAAATATTACAGAGGTTAGCAACAAATGATAACCTAAATCAAATAAACTATGAAGAATTACAATCAAAAATGAATAGCATAAGAAAAAAACTAAATAACCCTTTTGAATCAACTGCAATAGATAATGTACAAGAATATTTCATATCTTATTTAGATAATTTGGCAAAATAA
- a CDS encoding Sua5 YciO YrdC YwlC family protein, whose translation MDSKLIYLVQTDTTVGFSSANDEKLSTVKRRPKLQKILQTVDSFKTLKENTRIPKIHRKKVRNSKKTTFIYPNQKSFRIIPKDNEFYPFIHKFKNLYSTSANHTKKSFEEDFALANSDVIVYTKEGFHEKNSSSIYKLNRKKLRKIR comes from the coding sequence ATGGACTCAAAATTAATATATTTAGTTCAAACTGATACTACAGTTGGTTTTTCATCAGCAAATGATGAAAAACTTTCAACTGTAAAAAGAAGACCCAAACTTCAAAAAATACTTCAAACTGTAGATTCTTTTAAAACATTAAAAGAAAATACAAGAATCCCTAAAATACACAGAAAAAAAGTTCGAAACTCAAAAAAAACAACTTTTATCTATCCAAATCAAAAATCTTTCAGAATAATCCCAAAAGACAATGAGTTTTATCCTTTTATTCATAAGTTTAAAAACTTATATTCTACCTCTGCAAATCATACGAAAAAAAGTTTTGAAGAGGATTTTGCTTTAGCAAATAGTGATGTAATAGTATACACAAAAGAAGGCTTCCATGAAAAAAACTCTTCTTCAATATATAAGCTTAATAGAAAAAAATTAAGAAAGATAAGGTAA
- a CDS encoding helix-turn-helix transcriptional regulator, whose protein sequence is MYSLNNTKYESILHSINSNEQYKYMVTFNQRTTAKIIGVSDSTLENWRREGIGPNFKKIDSGRRGRVLYLKTDIALWLSETIETL, encoded by the coding sequence ATGTATAGTTTAAATAATACAAAATATGAAAGTATTCTTCATTCAATAAATAGTAACGAACAGTATAAATATATGGTTACATTTAATCAACGAACAACTGCAAAAATAATTGGAGTCAGTGATAGTACATTAGAGAACTGGAGGCGTGAAGGTATTGGTCCTAATTTCAAAAAAATTGATAGTGGTAGAAGAGGGCGAGTATTATATTTAAAAACAGATATAGCTTTGTGGCTATCAGAAACAATAGAGACATTGTAA